A window of the Arachis duranensis cultivar V14167 chromosome 5, aradu.V14167.gnm2.J7QH, whole genome shotgun sequence genome harbors these coding sequences:
- the LOC107490294 gene encoding LOW QUALITY PROTEIN: polyprotein of EF-Ts, chloroplastic (The sequence of the model RefSeq protein was modified relative to this genomic sequence to represent the inferred CDS: substituted 2 bases at 2 genomic stop codons) yields the protein MNSVIPCSVGNVSLVPGIAFSTRKSNSSTRLSLPRSSVKQGSSTWRYRLPSFVASGVFSHNTRRCSFHKKSRTSISATETDVVVEEPGSTVTDEVSDGTPPDEVGTTEDSSSKTDANPASAKSRRSRPPRKSEMPPVKNEDLIPGATFTGKVKSIQPFGAFVDFGAFTDGLVHVSMLSDSFVKDVNSVVSLGQEVKVKLVEVNSETQRISLSMRENAAPSKQRKDTPTNTTNKPEPGKRSTPKPSQKRDAARKSTKFVKGQDLQGTVKNLTRSGAFISLPEGEEGFLPISEELDEIGSAMGTTSLEVGQEVDVRVLRTNRGQVTLTMKKEEDVIESDSLIGQGVTHTATNPFALAFRKNKDIAAFLDERDKSQNEVEEPETKSIPQEIEGAVEQGETLSDVSDVQVEPESAGKLTEDVPAAEKLAEDDVSESEKDVEASAQDGSSTAVVDDESNVSIPTSGIDVTTETETEVASESLANAAKKLAEDDVSESEKDVEASAQAVVDDESNVSIPTSGIDVTTETETEVASESLATAENLSNTNTVIDEAIQADDTESNVKDDSSVDIVNENIVESGVDLAEEEKESQSSNEKEEVAASASTVSDVSSAPVFQESSDGTEESDQIPSPESPATEVVENLIDEPKEDVQEQISATENGTVPENKDVDTVLIGQNGELSPEDSSNTDGTEEKDQVPSPESPVTEVVKASIDAEVEDKEVAIASEQSSTFSNSNGQDGANASDQTSTKATISPALVKQLREETGAGMMDCKKALSETGGDIIKAQEYLRKKGLSSAEKKASRVTAEGRIGSYIHDSRIGILVEVNCETDFVSRGEIFKELVDDIAMQVAACPQVEYLVTEDVPEEIVNKEKEIEMQKDDLLSRPEQIRSKIVEGRIRKRLEELSLLEQPYIKNDKLVVKDWIKQTIATIGENIKVKRFVRFNLGEGLEKKSQDFAAEVAAQTAAKEAPTPAKEQPAAVEAKETEQKXAVYYFSQIKFRKESTXVELNGAKNSLAETGGDLEKAQEYLRKKGLSTADKKSSRLAAEGRISSYIHDSRIGVLVEVNCETDFVGRSEKFKELVDDLAMQIVACPQVQYVSIEDIPEEIVKKEKEIEMQREDLASKPENIREKIVEGRVTKRLGELALLEQPFIKDDSVLVKDLVKQSVASIGENIKVRRFVKFTLGESAENETKPEPEA from the exons TTCGCTAGTTCCTGGAATTGCCTTTTCGACAAGGAAGAGTAATTCTTCAACCAGGCTCAGTTTGCCGAGGAGTTCCGTAAAACAAGGATCATCAACTTGGAGATATCGCTTACCCTCATTTGTTGCCAGTGGAGTATTTTCACATAACACAAGGAGATGcagttttcataaaaaatcaagAACTTCCATATCAGCGACGGAAACAGATGTAGTAGTAGAGGAACCAGGTTCAACTGTGACGGATGAAGTTTCTGATGGAACTCCTCCTGATGAAGTTGGAACAACTGAAGATTCATCTTCTAAGACTGATGCCAATCCTGCTTCAGCTAAATCCAGACGTTCAAGACCCCCAAGGAAAAGTGAGATGCCTCCGGTAAAGAATGAGGATTTAATTCCCGGGGCAACTTTTACCGGGAAAGTAAAATCTATCCAGCCATTTGGTGCCTTTGTTGATTTTGGGGCTTTCACAGATGGGCTTGTTCATGTTTCTATGTTAAGTGATAGCTTCGTTAAGGATGTTAATAGTGTTGTTTCTTTAGGACAAGAAGTAAAGGTGAAGCTTGTTGAAGTGAACTCCGAAACTCAGCGTATTTCTCTCTCTATGCGTGAAAATGCTGCCCCTAGTAAGCAACGTAAAGATACACCAACTAATACTACCAATAAACCTGAACCTGGGAAGAGGAGCACTCCAAAACCAAGTCAGAAGAGAGATGCTGCGAGGAAAAGCACAAAATTCGTCAAAGGGCAGGATTTGCAAGGTACAGTGAAGAATTTGACAAGGAGTGGTGCTTTTATATCTCTTCCTGAAGGGGAGGAAGGATTTCTACCCATATCGGAGGAATTGGATGAAATTGGGAGTGCTATGGGAACCACATCACTGGAGGTTGGTCAAGAAGTCGATGTACGTGTTTTGCGTACAAATAGAGGACAAGTAACATTGACTATGAAGAAAGAGGAAGATGTTATAGAGTCAGACTCACTTATTGGCCAAGGGGTTACACACACTGCAACAAATCCTTTTGCTTTGGCCTTTCGTAAGAATAAGGATATTGCTGCATTTTTGGATGAGAGGGACAAAAGTCAAAATGAAGTTGAGGAACCAGAAACTAAAAGCATTCCACAAGAAATCGAGGGAGCTGTCGAGCAGGGGGAAACTCTGTCAGATGTTTCTGATGTGCAGGTTGAACCAGAAAGTGCAGGTAAGTTGACAGAAGATGTTCCCGCTGCAGAAAAGCTTGCTGAAGATGATGTTTCTGAAAGTGAGAAAGACGTAGAAGCCAGTGCACAGGATGGTTCCTCAACAGCTGTTGTGGATGACGAAAGCAATGTCTCAATCCCAACTTCAGGTATAGATGTTACCACTGAGACGGAAACAGAGGTGGCTTCCGAAAGTTTGGCTAATGCTGCAAAAAAGCTTGCTGAAGATGATGTTTCTGAAAGTGAGAAAGACGTAGAAGCCAGTGCACAGGCTGTTGTGGATGACGAAAGCAATGTCTCAATCCCAACTTCAGGTATAGATGTTACCACTGAGACGGAAACAGAGGTGGCTTCCGAAAGTTTGGCTACTGCTGAGAATCTATCTAACACAAATACAGTTATCGATGAAGCTATCCAGGCAGATGACACAGAAAGCAATGTAAAAGATGACTCGTCCGTTGACATTGTTAATGAGAACATTGTAGAAAGTGGAGTTGATCTTgcagaagaggaaaaagagtcACAAAGTTCTAATGAAAAGGAAGAAGTTGCTGCTTCAGCATCAACCGTCAGTGATGTATCAAGTGCACCAGTTTTCCAAGAAAGTTCAG ATGGAACAGAAGAAAGTGATCAAATTCCTTCTCCTGAAAGTCCTGCCACTGAGGTTGTGGAAAACCTCATTGATGAACCTAAAGAAGATGTGCAAGAGCAAATCTCTGCCACAGAGAATGGAACTGTTCCCGAGAACAAAGACGTTGATACTGTTTTGATTGGACAAAATGGCGAGTTGTCTCCTGAGGACAGCTCGAATACAG ATGGAACTGAAGAAAAAGATCAAGTTCCCTCTCCTGAAAGTCCTGTCACTGAAGTTGTGAAGGCTTCCATCGATGCAGAAGTTGAAGATAAAGAAGTTGCAATCGCATCTGAGCAAAGCAGCACCTTTTCTAATTCTAATGGACAAGATGGCGCTAATGCTTCAGATCAAACCTCAACTAAAG CAACTATATCTCCGGCACTTGTAAAGCAACTTCGAGAAGAAACAGGAGCTGGAATGATGGACTGCAAAAAGGCTCTTTCCGAGACTGGAGGGGACATTATTAAAGCACAAGAGTATCTTCGAAAGAAGGGGTTATCAAGCGCAGAAAAGAAAGCAAGCAGAGTAACCGCCGAAGGAAGAATAGGCTCTTACATTCATGACAGCCGAATTGGTATCTTGGTAGAGGTAAACTGTGAGACCGATTTTGTCTCCCGAGGCGAAATTTTCAAAGAGCTGGTTGATGACATAGCCATGCAAGTAGCCGCGTGTCCTCAAGTTGAGTATCTTGTCACCGAAGATGTTCCTGAGGAAATtgtgaacaaagaaaaagagataGAAATGCAGAAAGATGATCTCTTGTCAAGACCAGAGCAGATAAGATCGAAGATTGTTGAAGGGCGTATAAGAAAAAGACTTGAGGAGCTGTCATTGCTTGAGCAGCCCTACATTAAAAATGATAAACTTGTAGTAAAGGACTGGATCAAGCAGACTATTGCAACtattggagaaaacatcaaaGTTAAGAGGTTTGTGAGGTTCAACCTCGGAGAGGGTTTGGAGAAGAAAAGCCAGGATTTTGCTGCCGAAGTAGCTGCACAAACTGCGGCAAAAGAAGCTCCTACACCAGCCAAAGAGCAACCAGCTGCCGTGGAAGCCAAGGAGACTGAACAAAAGTAAGCAGTTTATTACTTTTCACAAATTAAATTCAGGAAAGAATCTACTTGAGTTGAACTTAATGGTGCTAAAAATT CTCTTGCCGAAACCGGAGGGGACCTTGAAAAGGCCCAAGAATACCTCAGGAAGAAGGGTCTCTCAACAGCCGACAAGAAATCCAGCAGGCTAGCAGCCGAAGGCAGAATCAGTTCATACATTCACGACTCGCGCATTGGGGTACTAGTTGAAGTGAACTGTGAAACTGACTTTGTTGGTAGAAGTGAGAAATTCAAGGAGTTGGTTGATGATCTTGCGATGCAAATCGTGGCCTGCCCACAGGTGCAGTATGTATCCATTGAAGATATTCCGGAGGAAATtgtgaaaaaggaaaaggagaTTGAGATGCAGAGAGAGGACCTAGCTTCAAAACCAGAGAACATCAGAGAGAAAATCGTCGAGGGAAGGGTTACGAAGAGGCTTGGGGAGCTCGCGCTTCTGGAGCAGCCTTTTATTAAGGATGACAGTGTCTTGGTGAAGGACTTGGTGAAGCAAAGTGTAGCTTCCATTGGAGAGAACATTAAAGTAAGACGTTTTGTTAAGTTCACTCTTGGGGAGAGTGCTGAAAATGAAACAAAACCAGAACCAGAGGCATAG
- the LOC107490293 gene encoding uncharacterized protein LOC107490293, whose translation MKLKQLEGLLGGLDQFPNPKVELEQYPTGPHIASRMLFTAENSFEDISNKVVADFGCGCGTLGVAAALLSAEHVLSIDIDPKSLEIASLNAEELEVDMDFIQSNVMDLRWRGQIVDTVIMNPPFGTRKKGADLDFLNVALKVASQAVYSLHKSSTREHVKRTALRDFNASNAEVLCELRYDLPKLYKFHKKKEVDIAVDLWRFVPGKHQS comes from the exons ATGAAGCTGAAGCAGTTGGAAGGCCTCCTCGGTGGTCTTGACCAGTTCCCAAACCCCAAG GTGGAGCTTGAACAGTACCCAACGGGACCCCATATAGCTTCTCGAATGCTCTTCACG GCAGAAAATTCTTTTGAGGACATAAGTAACAAAGTAGTGGCTGACTTCGGATGTGGTTGCGGTACGTTAGGTGTTGCAGCTGCTCTTTTGAGTGCAGA ACATGTTCTCAGCATTGACATTGATCCAAAATCTCTTGAAATAGCATCTCTTAATGCTGAGGAACTTGAG GTGGATATGGATTTTATTCAGTCTAATGTCATGGACTTGAGGTGGAGAG GCCAAATTGTTGATACAGTTATCATGAATCCTCCTTTTGGAACTCGGAAAAAGGGCGCAGATTTGGACTTTCTCAATGTTGCTTTGAAG GTTGCTTCTCAAGCTGTTTATTCATTGCATAAGAGTTCCACAAGAGAG CATGTGAAACGAACAGCTTTAAGAGATTTCAACGCTAGCAATGCCGAAGTTCTATGTGAG CTTCGATATGATCTGCCGAAGCTATACAAATTTCATAAGAAGAAAGAGGTAGACATTGCCGTTGACCTCTGGCGTTTTGTACCAGGAAAGCATCAAAGCTAA